From Falco naumanni isolate bFalNau1 chromosome 4, bFalNau1.pat, whole genome shotgun sequence:
GTTGTACTACTAAAACAAAGTACTGTGAAACTTTCTCGGTGAaacagagatttatttatttataagaatGACTACAGTCAGGCTTCTCGCTGATCTgtcttgcaaaaaataaattctaaggAGGCCCACTTAAATCTTCCAAGTGAGAGAATAATTTTGAGATGTTATAAAGAAGTTCAGACCACTTTGACTGTTAGCTTTGGTACTTAGGAAAGAATTATGATAACCAGTTGCTCAAACCCATGTCAAATTGTTGTTGTTTCAAATTAACCACCATTTTCTATGCGGCCGAAAAACTTTGCCCTCTGTTACCCAGTTTTTATCCAAAGGAAATTAGATGATACAAACTTACGTTAAGGGACAAAAACACTGGCTTTTTGGGAATGTCTTTTATTCAGACTTAAAATTTTGCTTCAAACAATTTATCAAATCAAGTTTATGTATCAAAAGCAAATCTGTCCTATTTTTATAGGACACTTTATTTGAAGTGTTGCATAAGTATATAGCATGGTAGATTCAAGTGTATGTGAATTGGTCTCTTAAGAACTTCTTGTACAGTGCTTTTCAGAGTGTAAAATGTAACATGTAAAATGATAGGATTTTAGGTTTTTTATGCTCTAAaacctgttttttgttttcccaagtgcAAAATATGGCAAGCAATGAttagtatatttatatatatatataaaaatttaagGACTACATGACAAGTttataaaaattgattttttttttttttttttagttttggtgTCTGTTAGTAATATTTAATGATAGCAGGCTCTGAGATGCTCTTAACACTTCCAGTCCCAGATAACACTAtatcattttttacttttattgaGTCACAGGCATATAATGTAGCTTGTAATAGTAACTTTAGTATGCAATTCTGGGGTTTAGTGTCAACATACAGAATATTGTAGAATCTTGTACCTGCAGTGATGAGACTATAATTTAGGCTTTGTTTTCACTCTCTTCCGCCCAGTGTGGAAGATGACATAGGCCTTTTTGACTCCTACTCACCTAGTGTGATTTGGAGCCTGTTCTCACAGTCTCCCCAACTGACCTTTAATGATTGaagctgctctttgctgtgctgtATACTAGTTACTAGgggtttttatttctcttttttttttcctcagatttgTAGAGCTGCCTGAGCTGCTTGCTTGTTAGTAGATAGAGAAGTTTGattttgtgttcattttaaactgttttgagCTTTGTTTTTTGTATCGTTGAAATCCAGGTAAATGATGAGTGGtaaagctcattaaaaaaaaagaaaacattgcataTAAACAGGCAAAGCTTATTGCAGATGGTTCTCAAAAGTCCTTCCCTTCAAGCAACTAGCAATACAAGTAAATTCAaatgatgggttttttttatcctgcgtttttttttcttcatgttttcttcccagttcCTCCTTCTGCTGTCCTTAGGACCAGTAGGATTTCTATGCTCCTTCACTTTTTCCCCTTATATAACTTGTTTGAGTAGGGAAGTTTAATTGCATGCCTTTTATGTATATGCGTCTTTAATCAGTTACAAATGGATTTTCCTGTCTTGGTGAATCTCGAATATTAATATTGTTGCCTGTCAGTGTCAGAAAAAGGAGTCGAAAATGGAAGGACCAGCCTTCATTCTTAGAAAGTCAGTTGTTAACAGTGAGTTGGTTTTTAATCTTTTACCttactagctttttttttccccataccTCCATCAATGTTTAATATTACTTTGGGCTTTAGTCCTCAAAGCTTTCTCTGAATAGGCAGCAGATGGCTTACTGAATTGTAAGGGGAAAAATAGTGTTATCTCTTTAAATATACTAACAGACTGAGAAATAGAATGTCACAAGTGTCAAAATCGGGATGCTTCTTATTTTGGTAACATTAGAAAAACTGTGTGTCTTTCGGTAGGAGCAAACTGAGAAACTGTTCCCCAGTGAAGTAAACTGACTTGTATTTACACAGTGATTCTGAGCCTTTgtgagttttcatttttgttataTTTCTAAACTAACTAGTTAGCCTGATcttaactctttttttaataatgaagcATTGAGTGGGTGATGAGGAATTTATCAAGAGTGATGTGCCAGATTATTAtaggaaaaatagaaatttattaGCAAATGGACATTTAGTGTCTTGCCTGTCTAAGGAAACAGCTTCTGCTGCCTTGGAAACCCAGAAGTAGCCAGTTACGGGTAGCAACTGCCGTTTGCAGATGCCTGTCTCAATTTGCCTTTGCTTCTGCCTCACAGATACGTTTTTGGCGCTTAACCATAGACTGTCTGCATCTGATGTGAGCGAATTGAGgatctgtgtgtatgtgttttggCAAAAGCATTTGgtatatatttacttttttatttagaaaaaaagcatttaaatacagGTCTGGAACTGCACTAAGTACTCaatactgctttctttttgtgatgATGCTACAGCTTGTCCATTTGTATGCAAAATGTCTGTCATGAATGTGTTATCCTGCAAGCCATGATGTGAAGTGtgtaatggtttttttttaaccaagttGCAATTTTGTTATAATTCAACAAATTGTGAGGTGTATCTTAGATCTTTCTGTCTTATAAACACTTAAATATGATCCAGACTTTTCTGTTAGAATTACCAGCAGAAGTCTACCTTACCCAGAGGCTAAGCTCATCTGTCAATATGACATGGTACCAAAGCAATGCATCATACAATATTTAGAcctcttttcctgtctttagATTGGACTGGTTTAGATGAAGATGAAGATGCACATGTGTGGGAAGACAATTGGGATGATGACAATGTAGAAGATGATTTCTCCAATCAGTTAAGgtaactttatttatttttaacttactGTTCTAAAAGATGggtaaaatgtttaaaatggcATTGTTTAGTTAATATCTGAAAGTTTGAAATCTGCTTgctttagaataaaaaaataggtacctgaaacagaaataaatgaaagctctgctttgtgcttttctaTCTAAAGCCTTTCAAAACCTGACTTAAGGGAGTACAGCACAGTGAAGTGCTCAATCAGCGTTTCATCTTTTAATAATTGTACTGTGAGCTCTGAAATATGCCTTATGTCATTGATGTGTTCAAACTTTTGCTGTGTTATGCAACTTTAAACAGTGCAAAGATACCTGCTAATAGTGATACAGttgatattttttcaatttaacATGAAGAAATCCTTTTGTAAGGACTCTTCTACATATGTGTGGGAATTCTGAATTGTACTGCAAAGATCAATGGCAAAGGATCTAAGATTATATCTTCCATGCTATGTGGTATGCGAAGTATGTTGTTACAAAGTgtagtgtttggggttttttttcctgtaccttCAAATAGTATTGCTATTCTCTGTCCAAATGGACAAATTTTTTAGAGGTCAGTTATCTATACTAATGTGTAAGTTCCCTTGTTTGTGATGAACATGCTGTTTATgagcaacaacagcaaaataattgttaatcacatgctttaaaaaagtgaTAGCAATTTTCACTTTTAGTGAAAAATTACCTCTAGTTCAGTTGTTTAATCCTCTTTGTCACTTGTAGTTTCAGCTAATCTGTTACTTATGCATAGTTATAACTTAAATTGTTTCAAGCATCAATACAAAGTCACATTTTATGATTAATCCTTCAGTATGTTGCATGAGGAGCAAACTTTCTGTAGTACAGCCTGATTAAACAGTTCCTTGGTTGATCTCCCTTTTAGTCTGGTGAAAGTGATCCTTTATGAGAAGATAAAAGAATAGTCTTTGATATACTTGTTTCTTAGAAGGTTGAAAGGCAGTTAAAGTGTAATATTGGAAAACAAGTTGATATGTAATGAAACAGACTTTCAAGGGGTAGTGTAATTCTTGATGAACATAGTTAATTTTGACAAACCTTCAATAACTGTGCCTTAATTGTAGCCTGTAGTATTGGTGAACATGTACTAGTGTTAAAATGATAGTTTGCAACGTTGCTTGGTTGCaccatgtttttatttcatctctAGAAAGAAAATCCTGTAGGTCTCTACTTCTGAAATTCTGCTACTAAATATGTAAACTAACCTGAAATACTTCTAGGGATTTGGACTACTGCATTTAAATGTACGTATACTAAGACTAGGAGATAAAGCAGGATGTGCTTCTGGCTGGTGTGTTTGGAGGCAGGTGGGAAGCAAAGCGGGGACAGGGCAGGAGTGATGTTGCTGACTCGCTGTCCTGGCCACAGCTAAGGGGAACAAAGCAATCTTTTTCCCTCAGAATTGTTCACTGGAAGTTGTATTGCactgagatttaaaaatagtgCACTCTGATATCtattgaaaacaaagaaaaagataaaatgattTTGGGAGTACCTGCATTTAAGTCATTCAGATTAGTGAGCTCATTTGGTTTAAGGAAATCTTGAGAATAACTGTATAagataatattttgttttttctaatgtgTCTGGAGTTGTTGCAGGCTCACAGGTGCTGCCTTGTGCCATATAGTTTTGTTCCAGCCATGGTGGATCAGAGGGCAATAACTATGattaaaagaagtatttgaatttttcaCTTAGAAGTCACTTCTAGTGATCTGAGATACTAAGCTGAAGTTGGAACTGTAGAGTAAGTGAGGTTAAGGTTATTGGTATGAACCAAAAAGCAGTATGACATGTTCATATTCTAAAACGATTGTATATTGTGcagtatatttaattttttaaaaaatcaaatgtctggcagtgttttatttgtatgttttaatagacttctctgtttttctaTACAGAGCTGAATTAGAAAAACATGGATACAAGATGGAAACCTCATAGTTTTGCTGAATATGGAGTGGTTTAACATTGAACTGTGGATAGACTAtgttgagaaaggaagaaaaggcgGAGAATGAGAAGACATACTTAGTTCATTATCTGCTTGGATTTAttaatgttttgtataaaaaaataaagtttttaatcTTAGCCTAGTCATACATTTAGCCTCTACTCACCTGGTAACTTGTATTTTGGTTCTGAAATGCCTTGTGTGACAGAATTCACGGACTTGCCTAGAAAGCTACTAATGATCTGTCAGTGGCTGATGCTATTGCACCAGCTCCTATCATGGGGAGCTATTTTAATTACCAGAGTGAAGATGAGAGAACACTTCTGTCATAGCGGATGTGGAGAtgtcaaaaagaaacaaaacactctTGTATTCcaattaaaatgcagcagaggTAGAAAGGATTTTTGGGGAGTGATAAAGCTTATTTTGCcttaagattttatttcataatgaCTTGTTTTATTAGTAATTTTATGTGGATGCCAGTTTGATAGACTTGAAAGATAAAACCCGCTTTAAAATGCGTCTTACAGCAGAAATCCAAACTCTCCAATCTTGTCCTGTCATTTCTCAAGCCTGTTAAAAGAGGAGGCCTCTCTGGAGTGGAAGAAGTTCTGTTCTCATGCTTATTTAAGCCTAGGAGTCTCTGCTGAAATTGCCTCCAATTTTGTCAGTTACAGCAGTTCATCTGTGTCGCACAAACGTGCCTGCTGAGAACGGAAATCAAACTTACAACTCATTTCATGGAGGCCAGCAAATAGTTGCCAGATAGATAATAGCAGTAGCGACTGGATTCGATTACTCTCTGAACTAGAAAACAGAAGGTGGAAATTACAAAACCTATTACCAATTCCATGAATCCTCCCCAAAGGAGCTGTTAAAGCTGGTGTACACAAAGACAGGGAGATACAGTGATCCTGGAAGTGTAGGCCATGAttgcaaattaattatttttttttttaaggaagggGCAAATACAACTACGTACTCGTGGAATTTGAATTAACTGGTTGATTTTTCCACAGCtcactgaagagaaacagagatgaTATTTAAAGTGAGCTTTCGGAATGAAGGTATTAGTTGATGGACACGCAGTAATGGTATTAAATGCTTTAACCTTGTTAATGAAATAAGTtatgatgttttaattttattaattaatgcAAAATTCTAGGAAGCTTCCCCCTCCCAAAATCATTTAGGTGGTCCTATATTTATGGTGGAGACAAGATTCAGTATGACCCTTACTGCTTTCTGGAGATAGCTCTGTAAAGACCAAGACCTTCCGTTGCCATCTGAATGGTTCTGCCAAACTGAGAGTTTCAGATGGTGTTGGTTGCCTTCATTTTGTCCAGTTCTATACAgcttgggaaaagaaagggaggcCCTTTCAAGTAGA
This genomic window contains:
- the SEM1 gene encoding 26S proteasome complex subunit SEM1; translation: MSEKKQPVDLGLLEEDDEFEEFPAEDWTGLDEDEDAHVWEDNWDDDNVEDDFSNQLRAELEKHGYKMETS